Proteins co-encoded in one Chitinophagales bacterium genomic window:
- a CDS encoding tetratricopeptide repeat protein produces the protein MNAAEKLHQAYRLVTQDHYDERGETFYKEVEPNQLKTAIDLQIYGYLALEFGDLHNAVKALQQSNQKRGKDAQTLLLLGIAHRRLKEYSKAIAAFRQSLKVNPKATDIVYNLGITLDDAQQYESAIDILEAGLDLAPKDTDLLNAIAGASASAAYTEDAIDYYRQAIALEPDFAPFQYNLSQVLLQVGEWKEGWKLFDSRLAFRNQSLNPDTEAPFWKGENLEEKSILVWNEQGFGDTLQFVRYVPILQQKGAKVYLRVQPTLQRLIQANFEDIQVFTSKETTPQADFQIPIMSLPQFFGNSPHPLQHPLFTTQLSTVAPRPSSTAAKIGIVWSGNPHHPDDQKRSIPARFFTRLLKLKKIEWYSLQVGKASKDLQDSKLIDLASSIENFVDTTTHIDTLDLIISVDTAVAHLAGSMHKKIWLLLDYAPDWRWGLEDADTVWYPTMRIFRQSKAGDWNGVMNEVLKALKIEIG, from the coding sequence ATGAATGCTGCCGAAAAACTACATCAAGCCTATCGTCTGGTCACTCAAGACCACTATGATGAAAGAGGTGAAACTTTTTATAAAGAAGTCGAACCAAACCAACTAAAGACGGCTATAGATTTGCAAATCTATGGTTATTTAGCGTTGGAATTTGGCGACCTCCACAATGCGGTCAAGGCTCTTCAACAATCCAATCAAAAAAGGGGCAAAGACGCACAAACTTTGTTGCTACTCGGCATAGCACACCGCCGATTGAAGGAATACTCCAAAGCTATTGCAGCTTTTCGCCAGTCTTTGAAAGTCAATCCAAAAGCCACTGACATTGTTTACAATTTGGGCATCACACTCGATGATGCTCAACAGTATGAGTCTGCAATTGACATACTCGAAGCAGGTTTAGACCTCGCCCCAAAAGATACCGACCTCCTCAATGCTATTGCAGGAGCATCTGCCTCTGCCGCTTATACCGAAGATGCCATTGATTACTACCGACAAGCCATTGCTCTCGAACCCGATTTTGCACCTTTTCAATACAATTTGTCACAGGTACTTTTGCAAGTAGGAGAGTGGAAAGAAGGTTGGAAATTGTTTGACAGTCGCTTGGCTTTCAGGAATCAATCTTTAAATCCCGATACTGAAGCACCTTTTTGGAAAGGGGAAAATTTGGAGGAAAAAAGTATTTTGGTTTGGAACGAACAGGGTTTTGGTGATACTCTTCAATTTGTACGATATGTACCGATCTTGCAGCAAAAAGGAGCAAAAGTTTATTTGCGTGTACAGCCCACATTGCAGAGGTTGATACAAGCAAATTTTGAAGATATACAAGTCTTTACTTCAAAAGAAACCACTCCCCAAGCGGATTTTCAAATCCCAATTATGAGCCTGCCCCAGTTTTTCGGTAATTCTCCTCACCCTCTACAACACCCATTATTCACTACCCAATTGTCCACAGTCGCTCCCCGTCCATCGTCCACCGCAGCTAAAATAGGCATCGTTTGGTCAGGTAATCCCCACCATCCCGATGATCAAAAACGTTCAATACCAGCCCGTTTTTTTACCCGTTTATTGAAGCTCAAAAAGATAGAATGGTATTCGCTGCAAGTTGGCAAAGCTTCCAAAGATTTACAAGACTCCAAACTTATCGATTTAGCTTCTTCCATTGAAAATTTTGTAGATACCACAACACACATTGACACACTGGATTTAATTATTTCTGTGGATACAGCAGTCGCACATTTGGCTGGTTCAATGCACAAAAAGATTTGGTTATTATTGGATTATGCACCCGATTGGCGCTGGGGTTTGGAGGATGCAGATACAGTTTGGTATCCGACTATGCGGATTTTTAGACAATCCAAAGCGGGTGACTGGAATGGAGTTATGAATGAGGTTTTGAAGGCTTTGAAAATAGAAATTGGATAA
- the crcB gene encoding fluoride efflux transporter CrcB produces the protein MIHYLAIFLGGGFGSLCRFAMSRWNGHPATLLPIGTIAANFLSCIVLGFVAGLLIEKGDDLHQVFKPFFAVGFCGGFSTFSTFSLETFALLQSGNTIHAFINVALSLIVCLLALWVGFWLQKTL, from the coding sequence ATGATTCATTACCTCGCCATATTTCTCGGAGGCGGTTTTGGTAGTTTGTGTCGTTTCGCTATGTCGAGATGGAACGGACACCCCGCCACGCTTTTACCCATTGGTACTATTGCTGCCAACTTTCTGAGTTGCATTGTGTTGGGCTTTGTGGCAGGATTATTAATAGAAAAAGGGGATGATCTTCACCAAGTCTTCAAACCCTTTTTTGCTGTCGGTTTTTGTGGAGGGTTCAGCACCTTCTCCACCTTCAGCCTCGAAACCTTTGCCCTTCTTCAAAGCGGTAATACGATTCATGCCTTCATCAATGTCGCATTGAGTTTAATCGTCTGTTTGTTAGCCTTGTGGGTTGGCTTTTGGCTTCAAAAAACACTCTAA
- a CDS encoding MraY family glycosyltransferase gives MNLSDFDTTSISFQLTTYFVFFIVAVFFTTILSFLFLKFLKNIGTRQHNNGQENLVRWASQTKPKIGGFCFFMLFLLSVCSYFLLPFHSESFFNRELLALLGSASLGFIVGLVDDSYNTPPRFKFLGQLACAAVMIVMGVIIPISNIWLIDVLFTTFWVVGVMNSINMLDNMDGITASVSAFILVAALAVLYLQGALAGFYVIVIVGVLAALVSYLYFNWHPSKMYMGDSGSQFLGAFLSVISILYMWQFRGKMTDEVGLSLQQFVLPILVFMLPIIDTTTVFVRRIRRGQSPFVGGRDHTTHHLAYCGLKDNQVAWVFVALATVSVIFTYFIVRHFLTHTWNTSLSILALGYVLAIFVGMQYFYEIGKRKKLINHNQS, from the coding sequence ATGAATCTAAGTGACTTTGATACAACGAGTATTTCCTTTCAACTGACTACTTACTTTGTCTTTTTTATAGTAGCTGTATTTTTTACCACTATATTAAGTTTCCTCTTCCTCAAATTCCTCAAAAACATTGGCACTCGCCAACACAATAACGGACAGGAAAACTTGGTGAGATGGGCTTCTCAAACCAAACCCAAAATCGGCGGATTCTGTTTTTTCATGCTCTTTCTATTGTCCGTCTGTTCCTATTTCTTGCTACCCTTTCATTCCGAATCCTTTTTCAACCGAGAACTATTAGCCCTTTTAGGAAGCGCAAGCTTGGGCTTTATCGTTGGTTTGGTTGACGATTCCTACAATACACCTCCCCGCTTCAAATTTTTGGGTCAGTTAGCATGTGCAGCAGTGATGATAGTGATGGGCGTAATCATCCCGATTTCCAATATTTGGCTGATAGATGTACTGTTCACCACTTTTTGGGTGGTAGGAGTGATGAATTCTATCAATATGCTAGACAACATGGACGGTATCACCGCAAGTGTTTCTGCCTTTATTTTGGTAGCTGCTTTGGCAGTTTTGTATTTGCAAGGTGCGCTTGCAGGGTTCTATGTCATTGTGATTGTAGGTGTTTTGGCTGCTTTGGTCAGTTATTTGTACTTCAATTGGCATCCATCCAAAATGTACATGGGCGATTCAGGTAGCCAGTTTCTGGGTGCTTTTTTGTCGGTTATCAGCATCTTGTATATGTGGCAGTTTCGGGGTAAAATGACCGATGAAGTAGGGCTTTCTCTTCAACAGTTTGTACTCCCCATTTTGGTATTCATGTTGCCAATTATAGACACGACAACCGTTTTTGTGCGCCGTATCCGTCGTGGACAATCGCCATTTGTGGGCGGACGAGACCATACTACACACCATCTTGCTTATTGTGGTCTGAAAGACAATCAGGTAGCATGGGTTTTTGTAGCTTTGGCAACTGTATCGGTTATTTTTACCTACTTCATTGTGCGGCATTTTCTTACCCATACTTGGAATACAAGCTTGTCCATTTTGGCTTTGGGCTATGTGTTAGCTATTTTTGTAGGAATGCAGTATTTTTACGAAATAGGGAAACGAAAAAAGTTGATAAACCATAACCAGTCATGA
- a CDS encoding glycosyltransferase family 4 protein, which yields MPKILRIINRLNLGGPTFNVALLSKYLKPEFETQIVAGMKDETEASSEFILDKMGLKPRYIPNMYRSIHPTKDFAAYQDIKKIIQEYKPDIVHTHAAKSGTLGRLAAKECGVPVIVHTFHGHVFHSYFGPLKTRLYLEIERYLAKFSSKIVAISPEQKKELSEDYQVCNPNHIEVVPLGFDLSKFQENQIDKRIDFRQKYQIADNEVAIAIVGRLVPIKNHSLFLNALKELLNKSTQKIRAFIVGDGEERTNMENLATELNIPFATPENFHKAPLTFTSWITDVDEVYAGADVVALSSLNEGTPVSLIEAQAANKPIVTTNVGGVKDVVIPNQTALLSPSKCVESFAHNLQQLVEDSTLRSQMGQDGYEYVAQKYSYQRLTDDMAQLYDKLLWEHSPAHRKIYSVSAAPSSMTMAKNNTMTPSLALETLTVSAKRGGDFRR from the coding sequence ATGCCCAAAATATTACGCATTATCAACCGTTTGAACTTAGGTGGTCCAACTTTCAATGTAGCTTTATTATCGAAGTATTTGAAACCTGAATTCGAAACGCAGATTGTGGCAGGAATGAAAGATGAGACGGAAGCGAGTTCGGAGTTTATCCTTGATAAGATGGGATTGAAGCCCCGATACATACCCAACATGTATCGTTCGATTCACCCTACCAAAGACTTCGCAGCCTACCAAGACATCAAAAAAATCATTCAAGAATACAAGCCAGATATCGTTCATACCCATGCTGCAAAATCAGGCACTTTGGGGAGATTGGCGGCAAAAGAATGTGGCGTACCTGTGATTGTACATACTTTTCATGGACATGTATTCCACTCTTATTTTGGCCCACTCAAAACACGCTTGTACTTAGAAATCGAACGTTACCTAGCCAAGTTCAGCAGCAAAATTGTAGCCATCAGTCCTGAACAAAAGAAAGAATTAAGTGAAGATTACCAAGTCTGTAATCCCAACCATATTGAAGTCGTGCCTTTGGGTTTCGATCTTTCCAAATTTCAAGAGAATCAAATAGACAAACGCATTGATTTTCGTCAAAAATACCAAATTGCAGACAATGAAGTAGCCATTGCTATTGTTGGTCGCCTCGTTCCCATCAAAAATCACTCCTTGTTCCTCAATGCTTTAAAAGAATTGTTGAACAAAAGCACCCAAAAAATTCGGGCATTTATTGTAGGTGATGGTGAAGAACGCACGAATATGGAAAACTTGGCCACAGAACTGAATATCCCTTTTGCCACTCCCGAAAATTTTCACAAAGCACCTCTTACTTTTACTTCTTGGATTACCGATGTTGATGAAGTCTATGCTGGTGCAGATGTGGTAGCCTTGAGTTCGCTCAATGAAGGAACGCCTGTAAGTCTTATCGAGGCTCAAGCGGCAAACAAACCCATTGTGACTACCAATGTAGGTGGTGTGAAAGATGTAGTTATCCCCAATCAAACGGCTTTGCTTTCTCCTTCAAAATGTGTAGAAAGTTTTGCCCACAATTTGCAGCAATTGGTAGAAGATAGTACTTTGCGAAGTCAAATGGGGCAAGATGGCTATGAGTATGTTGCACAAAAATATAGCTATCAGCGATTGACAGACGATATGGCGCAATTGTACGACAAATTACTTTGGGAACATTCTCCCGCTCACAGAAAAATATATTCAGTATCGGCTGCTCCCTCTTCAATGACAATGGCAAAAAATAATACTATGACTCCTTCATTGGCATTAGAAACGCTTACAGTGTCTGCTAAACGAGGAGGTGATTTCAGACGTTAG
- a CDS encoding peptidoglycan-binding domain-containing protein yields the protein MFKSRLFNALLVLLCVSTVAMAQNAFDDMPPVPTNYGTCYAKCKIADQYETVSRQVLVKEASSKKISSPAVYETVEERILVKDASKKLIPVAAVYETVTERVMIKEASTKVVDSAPRYTTTTERVLIQPAVGQWVKKKKTPNCFSANPEDCYVMCWEEIPAQYKTVSKQVLADSGNSSVVEIPAEYKTITKRVLVTPATVREVEVPAEYTTIKKRILASPARSEEVLIPAEYKTVDEKQLVRAGGFTQWVEILCAADTTPGVIRRVQQALTDQGYNPGPVDGVMGAQTRAALTKYQQAKGLPMGNLNKETLSSLGLGY from the coding sequence ATGTTCAAATCAAGACTCTTCAATGCTTTATTAGTCTTACTTTGTGTCAGTACTGTTGCTATGGCGCAAAACGCATTTGATGACATGCCTCCAGTTCCTACAAACTATGGTACTTGTTATGCAAAATGTAAAATTGCAGATCAATACGAAACGGTTAGCCGTCAAGTATTAGTGAAAGAAGCTTCAAGCAAGAAAATTTCTTCCCCTGCTGTTTATGAAACAGTAGAAGAAAGAATTTTGGTGAAAGATGCTTCTAAGAAATTAATTCCTGTAGCCGCTGTTTACGAGACAGTTACAGAAAGAGTAATGATCAAAGAAGCTTCTACTAAAGTCGTAGATTCAGCTCCACGTTACACTACCACTACTGAGAGAGTATTAATTCAGCCTGCTGTTGGTCAATGGGTAAAAAAGAAAAAAACTCCTAACTGCTTTTCTGCTAACCCAGAAGATTGTTATGTAATGTGCTGGGAAGAAATTCCTGCTCAATACAAAACTGTATCCAAACAAGTATTAGCAGATTCAGGTAACTCAAGTGTAGTAGAAATTCCTGCTGAATACAAAACTATCACTAAGCGTGTGTTGGTAACACCTGCTACTGTAAGAGAAGTAGAAGTTCCTGCTGAATACACTACTATCAAAAAACGTATATTGGCTTCTCCTGCAAGATCAGAAGAAGTATTGATTCCTGCTGAATACAAAACAGTTGATGAAAAACAATTGGTTCGTGCAGGTGGATTTACTCAATGGGTAGAAATCCTTTGTGCTGCAGATACCACTCCTGGTGTGATTCGTCGAGTTCAGCAAGCATTGACTGACCAAGGTTACAACCCAGGTCCTGTTGATGGTGTTATGGGGGCTCAAACAAGAGCTGCATTGACTAAATACCAACAAGCTAAAGGTTTGCCAATGGGCAACTTAAACAAAGAAACTTTGTCTTCTTTGGGCTTAGGTTACTAA
- the bshB1 gene encoding bacillithiol biosynthesis deacetylase BshB1, whose product MHLLDILAFGAHPDDVELCCGGTVISHVQQGKKVGVIDFTRGELGTRGNPGIRYQEAAKASEIMGLVVRENMGFADGFFSNDSVHKIAVIKKIRQYRPEIVLAPSVYDRHPDHGRAAELVAEACFLAGLRKIETLDEKGKLQEAWRPRAVYHYLQDTFLMPNFVVDISASMEKKIEAIKAYSSQIHDENYKADSNEPETYISNADYLERIYARNREVGKQAGCQFAEGFVVKRVVGVKNLFELM is encoded by the coding sequence ATGCATCTATTAGATATATTGGCTTTTGGTGCACATCCAGATGATGTGGAACTTTGCTGTGGAGGAACCGTAATCAGTCATGTTCAACAAGGGAAAAAAGTGGGGGTGATAGATTTTACCAGAGGAGAACTAGGAACGCGAGGAAATCCTGGTATTCGGTATCAAGAAGCTGCAAAGGCTTCTGAGATTATGGGATTGGTGGTGAGAGAAAATATGGGTTTTGCAGATGGTTTTTTCTCCAATGACAGCGTACATAAAATTGCGGTAATCAAAAAAATCCGTCAATATCGCCCTGAAATCGTTCTTGCACCATCAGTTTATGATAGACATCCCGACCATGGAAGAGCTGCTGAGTTGGTAGCTGAAGCGTGTTTTTTGGCGGGCTTGAGGAAAATTGAGACGTTAGATGAGAAAGGAAAATTGCAGGAAGCATGGCGGCCAAGAGCTGTTTACCACTATTTGCAGGACACTTTTCTTATGCCCAATTTTGTAGTAGATATATCAGCGAGTATGGAAAAGAAAATTGAAGCCATCAAAGCATACTCTTCTCAAATTCATGATGAAAACTACAAAGCAGATTCAAATGAGCCTGAGACATATATATCTAATGCTGATTATTTAGAAAGAATATATGCTAGGAATAGAGAAGTAGGAAAACAAGCGGGCTGTCAATTCGCAGAGGGCTTTGTTGTTAAAAGGGTAGTAGGGGTCAAAAATTTGTTTGAATTAATGTAA
- a CDS encoding cystathionine gamma-synthase family protein, with product MNKHQYFPESLMMTHGYKPELSEGSLKPPVFQTSTFVFKTAEEGKAFFELAYGLRQKEQNEELGLIYSRINNPNLEILENRLCLWDKADDCAVFESGMSAISTVLLEFLKPGDLLLFSSPVYGGTDHFIHHFLPKIGVESICFKPTQSNAEIIEMIEQTGKADQLALIYIETPANPTNALIDIEMCREIGDYFGSENKKVKVAVDNTYMGPLWSHPLQHGADIVIYSATKYIGGHSDLIAGAVLGNAETMLRVKTLRTFLGNMASPHTCWLLLRSLETLKVRMEQQMRNAEKVAHFLVHHPKVEKVYYLGLLKEGSEAYKVYQRQYTAAGAMISFDICGGEKEAFQFLNSLKMFKLAVSLGSTEGLAQHPATMTHVGVDSESRKQMGVTEKLIRLSIGIEHWEDIVWDIEQALEMVVVAEVLHEEFEYIQ from the coding sequence ATGAACAAACACCAATATTTTCCTGAGAGTTTGATGATGACTCATGGCTACAAACCCGAGCTTTCGGAAGGTTCTCTAAAACCACCTGTATTTCAAACTTCTACATTTGTATTCAAAACAGCAGAAGAAGGTAAAGCCTTTTTTGAGTTGGCGTATGGATTGCGTCAAAAAGAACAAAACGAAGAATTGGGCTTGATTTACAGCCGAATCAACAATCCTAATTTGGAGATATTAGAGAACCGTTTGTGTCTTTGGGACAAGGCGGATGATTGTGCCGTTTTTGAAAGTGGGATGTCTGCTATCAGTACGGTTTTATTGGAGTTTTTGAAGCCAGGAGATTTGCTGTTGTTTAGTTCACCTGTTTATGGAGGTACCGATCATTTTATCCATCACTTCCTTCCGAAGATTGGTGTAGAAAGTATTTGTTTCAAACCGACACAAAGCAATGCGGAAATCATTGAAATGATTGAGCAAACTGGCAAGGCAGACCAATTGGCTTTGATATACATCGAAACTCCTGCAAATCCTACAAATGCGCTGATTGACATAGAGATGTGTAGAGAAATTGGTGACTATTTTGGATCAGAGAATAAGAAGGTGAAAGTAGCCGTAGACAATACATATATGGGGCCATTGTGGTCGCATCCATTGCAGCATGGGGCAGATATAGTGATTTATTCTGCAACGAAATACATTGGTGGACATAGCGATTTGATTGCAGGTGCTGTGCTTGGAAATGCAGAAACCATGTTGCGTGTTAAAACCTTACGGACTTTTTTAGGGAATATGGCGAGTCCGCATACATGTTGGCTTTTGCTGCGAAGTTTGGAGACATTGAAGGTTAGGATGGAACAGCAAATGCGGAATGCTGAAAAAGTAGCGCATTTTTTAGTACATCATCCCAAAGTTGAAAAGGTGTATTATTTGGGCTTATTGAAAGAAGGTAGTGAGGCTTATAAAGTTTATCAAAGACAATATACTGCTGCTGGGGCGATGATTTCATTTGATATTTGTGGAGGTGAAAAAGAGGCATTCCAGTTTTTGAATAGCCTCAAAATGTTTAAATTGGCGGTTAGTTTGGGCAGTACAGAGGGTTTGGCACAGCATCCTGCCACGATGACACATGTAGGAGTAGACTCTGAAAGTAGAAAGCAAATGGGCGTGACCGAAAAATTGATTCGATTGTCTATTGGAATTGAACACTGGGAAGATATTGTTTGGGATATCGAACAAGCATTGGAAATGGTGGTAGTGGCAGAGGTTTTACATGAAGAGTTTGAATATATCCAATAG
- a CDS encoding Lrp/AsnC family transcriptional regulator — MSYQIDPTDKRILELLQKNGKIKIKEIAHALKMTNTPIFDRIKRLEKEGYIEGYSTILAKEKLGFKLVAFCSVTLEKHHKEYLTQFVEDIQDIPEVIECYHIAGMFDYLLKIYSKDMIDYQHFITQKLAALPNIGRVQSSFVMTEIKNNTTLPLL; from the coding sequence ATGAGTTACCAAATAGATCCAACCGACAAAAGAATCCTTGAATTGCTGCAAAAAAACGGTAAAATAAAAATCAAAGAAATTGCACATGCCCTCAAAATGACCAACACCCCCATATTTGACCGAATCAAACGCTTAGAAAAAGAAGGCTACATTGAAGGATATTCCACCATTCTCGCCAAAGAAAAATTGGGCTTCAAATTAGTTGCTTTTTGTTCTGTCACTCTAGAAAAACACCACAAGGAATATCTGACCCAATTTGTCGAAGACATTCAAGATATACCCGAAGTCATTGAATGTTATCACATTGCAGGTATGTTTGATTACCTTTTGAAGATTTACTCAAAGGACATGATTGATTACCAACATTTCATCACCCAAAAATTAGCCGCTTTGCCCAACATCGGTCGTGTTCAAAGTTCTTTTGTGATGACTGAAATAAAAAATAACACAACACTCCCTTTATTATAA
- a CDS encoding N-acetyltransferase — translation MNILIRQENPADYQAVFEVVEAAFRNEVISDQTEQFLVERLRKSDAFVPELSIVAELDGEIVGHILLTKIKITNEVESFDSLALAPVSVVPNFQNKGIGGQLIREAHQRAKNLGFKSIVLLGHENYYPRFGYEWISKYGIELPFNAPQQNCMVMELVEDGLKGVNGMVVYDKAFFETT, via the coding sequence ATGAATATCCTTATACGTCAAGAAAATCCAGCAGATTACCAAGCAGTTTTTGAAGTAGTAGAAGCAGCCTTTAGAAACGAGGTAATTAGTGACCAAACTGAGCAGTTTTTAGTAGAAAGATTGAGAAAATCGGATGCCTTTGTTCCCGAATTGTCCATCGTTGCAGAATTGGATGGTGAAATTGTAGGACATATTTTACTGACCAAAATAAAAATTACAAATGAGGTAGAAAGTTTTGATTCTTTGGCACTTGCGCCTGTTTCGGTAGTGCCAAATTTTCAGAACAAAGGTATTGGGGGACAATTAATTCGAGAAGCTCACCAAAGGGCTAAAAACTTGGGATTCAAATCTATAGTGCTATTGGGGCATGAGAATTACTATCCCAGATTTGGCTATGAGTGGATAAGTAAATACGGTATTGAGTTGCCCTTCAATGCGCCCCAACAAAATTGCATGGTGATGGAATTGGTTGAAGATGGATTGAAGGGAGTAAATGGGATGGTGGTTTACGATAAGGCATTTTTTGAAACTACTTAG
- a CDS encoding OmpA family protein — protein sequence MRVYKLFILGWIVVNLASCGGSATQKLYQLNHDMSDLQKELGEVRQQNAAFFSRLSECEEEAARLLNENDRMGAILEEMPYISTTYTEDTRHLILALEQVMKGYDHGEIKLDIADNSVNVIIANHLLYPIGDARIDKKGKATLSDINDVLLEYPNYKILVEGHTDNLPIKNRNYQDNWELSVTRAANVVRYLEEEGIDPKRLVAKGYGEYHPVATNATKEGQQLNRRTEVVIVAPK from the coding sequence ATGCGTGTTTACAAATTATTTATTTTAGGATGGATTGTAGTGAATCTTGCATCATGTGGTGGTAGTGCAACCCAAAAGTTGTACCAACTGAATCACGATATGTCAGATTTGCAGAAAGAACTGGGCGAAGTTCGACAGCAAAACGCAGCTTTTTTTAGCCGACTTTCAGAATGTGAGGAAGAGGCTGCTCGTTTGCTGAACGAAAACGATAGAATGGGCGCAATTCTGGAGGAAATGCCTTATATTTCTACGACTTATACGGAAGATACCCGTCACTTGATTTTGGCATTGGAGCAGGTCATGAAGGGATATGATCATGGTGAAATCAAGCTAGACATTGCCGATAATAGTGTAAATGTTATTATTGCCAACCATCTTTTGTATCCTATTGGAGATGCACGAATTGACAAAAAAGGGAAGGCTACTTTATCTGACATCAACGATGTATTATTGGAATACCCAAACTACAAAATTCTTGTAGAGGGGCATACCGATAACCTCCCCATCAAAAACCGAAACTATCAAGACAATTGGGAATTGAGCGTTACCCGTGCAGCAAATGTGGTGCGTTATTTAGAAGAGGAAGGTATTGACCCCAAACGATTGGTTGCAAAGGGGTATGGTGAATACCATCCTGTTGCCACCAATGCTACGAAAGAAGGTCAACAGTTGAATAGGAGAACAGAAGTTGTGATTGTTGCGCCTAAGTAG
- a CDS encoding aminotransferase class I/II-fold pyridoxal phosphate-dependent enzyme: MDQSYILNQLGEERENYYQAVSPPIMQTSNFTFKDVSVMRDSLKDELNTPFYTRGCNPTVAILRKKVAALEKAEDALIFGSGSAATSAAVISFVSAGDHVICIDKPYSWTNKLLTNLLARFNVETTFVDGTDAANYEKAIRPNTKLLFLETPNSMTFELQDIEAVVKIAKKHNLVTILDNSYASPIFQNPIEMGIDMVTHSATKYMCGHSDVVAGVVCGSYEHIRQIFASEYMTLGAIISPNDAWLMMRGLRTLPIRMKYIAESTFKIATWLESHPQIEKIYYPFSPNFPQYELAKKQMKNASGLFSIQLKANNIEEVERFCNHLQHFLLACSWGGHESLIFPICVLYTSENYGSSTLPWNLIRINIGLEETEVLIEDLEDAFAAIL; encoded by the coding sequence ATGGATCAATCTTACATTCTGAATCAATTGGGGGAAGAGCGTGAAAATTATTATCAAGCTGTTTCTCCGCCCATCATGCAAACCAGTAATTTTACTTTCAAAGACGTATCTGTGATGCGAGATTCTCTGAAGGACGAACTGAATACACCGTTTTATACACGGGGCTGCAATCCCACAGTTGCAATTCTTCGCAAAAAAGTGGCAGCATTGGAAAAAGCAGAAGATGCACTGATTTTTGGGAGCGGAAGTGCGGCAACTTCGGCAGCGGTTATTTCCTTTGTGAGTGCAGGTGATCACGTTATTTGCATTGACAAACCGTATAGTTGGACCAACAAATTACTCACCAATTTATTGGCTCGCTTCAATGTGGAGACAACCTTTGTGGATGGTACTGATGCGGCAAACTACGAAAAAGCAATTCGCCCCAATACCAAACTCCTCTTTTTGGAAACGCCCAATTCGATGACCTTTGAATTGCAGGACATTGAAGCAGTGGTGAAAATTGCGAAAAAGCATAACTTGGTGACTATTTTGGACAACAGTTATGCTTCACCCATTTTTCAAAATCCGATTGAAATGGGTATTGACATGGTGACACATTCTGCAACGAAATACATGTGTGGGCATAGCGATGTGGTGGCAGGCGTAGTATGCGGGAGTTACGAGCATATTCGTCAAATCTTTGCTTCTGAATACATGACTTTGGGAGCGATTATTTCTCCCAATGATGCGTGGTTGATGATGCGTGGTTTGCGGACATTGCCGATTCGGATGAAATACATTGCAGAAAGCACCTTCAAAATTGCAACTTGGCTCGAATCTCACCCCCAAATCGAAAAAATCTATTACCCTTTTTCTCCAAATTTTCCGCAATATGAGTTGGCAAAAAAGCAGATGAAAAATGCCAGTGGATTGTTTTCTATCCAATTGAAGGCGAACAATATTGAAGAAGTGGAGCGTTTTTGCAATCATCTTCAACATTTTCTGCTGGCTTGCTCATGGGGTGGACATGAATCCCTTATTTTTCCGATTTGTGTGCTTTATACTTCCGAAAATTATGGTAGTTCGACTTTGCCGTGGAATTTGATTCGCATCAATATTGGATTGGAGGAAACGGAGGTGTTGATAGAGGATTTGGAAGATGCTTTTGCAGCGATTCTATGA